The DNA sequence TAGGAAGACAATCTATGTATTTCCATTTCACAGGTTCATCTACTGAAAGTGTTAATGTGAAATTTTTCTCTACATGGACTACTTGTAAGGAACCCGCACTCCAGAGTCGGTACCAGGATAAAGGATTAGAGTCGCTTCTATCCGCTCCGTACTGTAGAGAACTCAAAGAAGAAACCTGGTGAGAAAAGATAAGATTCGATCCGGAGTAACCTTCTCTCAAAACGGAAACGTCTTGCGAATAAGAAGAAATTCCAGGAGAAGTTCCAGTGAGAATATTATTCCAAGTCAAAGAGTAAGCTAGATTGGTTGTTGGAGTTCCCGCAGCATAAGAAAGTGGTGCGCCTGTTCCGGTCACCTTTACTGAAACTCCTTGGAATGAGTTTTCGATGGTACGATTTACTCCAATTTTCAGATTCGTACCGTTTTGTACGAATGGAGAAGAAGCGGAAAGATTGCTCCAAATATTTTCAGTTAGCCCATCGATTACCCAATTGCTAAAAGGTAAAAATCTGCAATTCCCAAATTCTTTAGAAACTAAGAAAGAAGAAGAAGGATCGTTTCCATCCAAAATATAATCTAAGAAGTCGTACGCGTTTGCATCCGTAGAGTTTACTTGTCTGGAGTAATTTCCTCCTCCCCAACAGTTGAATGAAAAATTATAAGCTTCAAGTTCTCCGAAATCAGGTCCTTTATTCCAAAGTCGATGTCCTAAAGAGCTGATCCTTTCCGGCCAACCGATTTGATTTCCTCGGATTGCAACTGATGCACCTTCTCCGCTTAAACCTTCCATGGAACCGGATACTGGATCCATAGCCGAACTTAAAGCCTCTGCAATTTGGTCCCTATTCGTAAGTAAGGATAATGCGACCAAATCGTTTGCTTTGGAACTTTTATCTTCCTGAGAGCAATAAAATAGAAAGAAAACAGAAATAAGGACAGATAGAAATACTCTCAAATAGGGGAGAAAACGATTCAAAATCATAATAAATACTCTGTAAAAACGGGAAAAAACCTGGGTTCTCTACTAGATTAACCTATAAGACTGCATGTTTTTGCGTAAAACCCTATCTCTTTATTACAAAATTCGGGTTTTTGAGCAAAAAAAATGGTTCAAAGAATAGTTTGCTTGCTAGGTTCCAAAGAAGACTAAATATAACCGATTTCAATACAAACGTTAAGGGGTTAATCAAAAATGAAAAAATCACTCGTTTTATTTGTCGTTTTGGCGGCGTTTTTAGTTGGCGAATCTGTATTTGCTGATGCGCTTCCAGTAGTCGGAAAATGGAAGACTATAGATGACGAAGACGGTAAAGAAAAGTCCGTAGTAGAACTCTACGAGCAAGGTGGCAAAATTTATGGAAAGATTGCTAGCTTAAGAGATCCTTTGGATAAAGATGGCAAACCAAAAGTTTGCACCAAATGTGAAGGTGCAGATAAAGACAAACCGGTTATCGGTCTTGTTATTATCAAAGGTTTGAGTCTAGATGATGACGAGTATACCGGCGGAACCATCATGGATCCGAACAACGGCAAAACATATAAATGCAAACTAAAAGCCACTGACGGTGGTGCTAAATTGAACGTTAGAGGGTTCATCGGTTTTTCATTGATCGGTAGAACTCAAACTTGGCTTAAAAAATAAAATTCCAAGTAGCGGGGAGGATTCTCCCCGTTTTATTTCTATTTTAACGAGGTGATTTGATGAAGAGAACGGGCGCAATATTCTTATTCGTATTATTTTTTGCGGGAGCATTCAGTCTTTCCGCAGATCCTGCTCCTGTTACGGGAGTATGGAGAACATTCAACGATGCTGGAACGAAAGAAGAATCTACAGTTGAGATCTATGAGAAGGACGGAAAAATTTTCGGAAAGATCCTAAGCCTTATCGATCCAAATGATAAAGATGGAAAACCTGCTCGTTGTACCGAATGTGACGGACCTGAAAAAGATAAACCTATCCTAGGAATGGTTATCATCAAAGGATTAGGAGCTGACGGGGACAAATGGACCGGCGGACGTATTTTAGATCCAAATGACGGAACTTGGTATAAATGTAGCCTAAAAGCAACCGAGGGCGGAAAAAAATTAGAAGTCCGTGGTTATATCGGATTCTCTCTGATTGGTCGCTCCCAATTCTGGCAGAAAAAATAATCTTCAGATCATTTGATTCGGGGAAGGGTTCGCCTTTTCCCGAGTTTAAACCGTTTTCTTCTTTCCTTAAGTTTATAATTATTCCTTTCAATAACTGAATTCTTTCTTTTCTTTCCGATTCGTTTTCCGAAATTTAAACTGTGACGGGCTTCTTTCGGGTCTTTCTACTCGGCTTCTTATTTTATTCTTATATAGTTTCCTGTTCTATTCTTAGGGAAACCATTCCTTCTCGCCCATTGAACGATGGGGCTATCTCTATTCTTTTAAAAATTGATAAAAACGCCAGAGAGGAATTTGAGAAGGTCACCTCTTGGGAAATTCCTTATACATTTATAGAGAAGGATCATAGTTATGCGGTGATCCACAGGGATAAACTGAAGGCTTACGGTTTTCCTAAAGAAGGGATCAATATCGCGAAAGGGATGCCTTTCAAATATTATTCCGGAAATTACCAGGATTCATTATCAGAATCCATCTTTGCATTAGCGGATATCAAAAAAGGTTATAAGGATAATATATTAAATTCTCATTATCTATTCTGGGTGCATAAACTTTTTCCGAAACATTCTCAGTATAAGATAATCGGAAAATCGGCTAGAGGAAGAGAGATCCCCGCGATCTTACTCACTGATACGAATATCCCGGATGAAGATAAAATTTCAGTTCTATTCAATTGTGCACATCATTCCAACGAAGTTGTTTCTGTGGAACATTGTTATGATGTGATCTATGAACTTTTAGCTCATAAGAAGAAGTATTCCGATATTTTTGCAAAGTTGAAGATCTGGGTAGTCCCAATCGTGAACCCGGACGGTTCTCGTGTGTTTTGGCATGAGAATATGTCTATGGGAAGAAAGAACGGATATCCAGGTTGGGGACAGGTAACTGAAAAAGATAATCCAGGAGTGGATATCAATCGTAACTATCCATTCTTCTGGGGAAAGACAAAATCAAATCAAACTTCTTCCGTATCTAATAGTGTATTTTTCAGAGGACCTTATGCAGGCTCTGAACCTGAAACACAAGCAATGATGAATTTAGCGGAGAAGGAGAGGTTTGCCGCTTCTATCAGTTATCATGCATTTGCGAATTGTATCTTAGTTCCGTATACGATAGATGGGACTTCTAATCCGGAACCCGATCTGGTTTGGAGTTTGGGAAAAAGAATCGCTTCTTCCGTAGAGAGTAAAAATCCAAATCACAATTTCAGCGCTAAAAAAAATATCTACGGTGTGGATGGAGTAGACCAAGATTATTATTTCTTTAAATACGGAACTCTTGCTTATTTAATAGAATCTTCTCATTTGAATCCGCCTTATTCGGATGTTCCTAAAATTGTAGAATCTTTGAGGCCTGCTTGGACGATCCTTTTGGAAGAAATTGCGGATGGAAGTAAACTTTACTTCAAGATCAAGGACGAACATGGGAGTCCATTAGTGGCAAATATCAAATTTGATAAGCTTCTTTTTTACCATGGAGAAGTGAGGACATCTCGTAAAGAAGATGGTATGTTCTTCCAATCCTTTCCGGGTATCCGCGGTATTAAGTTAAAAGTCGAAAAAGAAGGATATGAAACCGTTAACTGGGAAGGAACTACTTGGAGATCTTGGAAAGCGGTTGATATAGTTTTAAGGAAGAAGGCCCCGGCTCAATAGGATGAACAGATATAAAAACGAGGCTGCCTTAATCTTTTGTACCTTGATTTGGGGTGGAACCTTCTCCGCTACAAAACTAAGTTTAGTATCCATTTCTTCCTGTTTGTTTATAGGGATCCGATTTGCGATCGCAACATTTGTTTTTGTAATTTATATTCTTCTTAAAAATAGAAAGAACCCGGTTTCTTATCCGGATTGGAAAACAAATAAATCTTTATACTTCTTGGCATTCCTATTGGGCTTCTGGATGTTTATGGGATTTGCTTTCGAGACGATCGGATTAAAATACACGACCGCTACCAAGTCCGGATTTTTGACCGGGACCTTGGTTGTTATCACTCCGATCTTACAAACTTTATTTTTAAAACGTATGCCAAGCTCAGGGAACTTACTCGGAGTGATCGTAGTAATGTTCGGTTTATTTTTCCTTTCTGCCGAGTCGGTGGGAGAAGATCATAAATTTATAATATCTTATCATCTAGGAGATGTTCTTACTTTAGGCGGAGCGTTTTTCTTTTCTCTTTATATTATCTATGTGGATAAAGCTAGTAAGTCCTGTCCTTTGGACATTCTTCTTTTGTCCCAAACATTGGTGACCAGTGTATTTGCTTTTCTTTTGGCATTCATCTTACATTGGACAGAGTTCGAACCTTTGTTTATCAAAATGGATTCGAGGGTAATGCCGGCTTTATTTTATAATGGTTTGATCTCGTCCGTAGGAACTACGTTCTTACAAACAAAATACCAAAAAGGGATCTCTCCTACAAGAGCAGGGCTTATATTTTCTTTAGAGCCGGTCTTCTCCGCGATTCTTGCCTATTTTACGTTAGAAGAAAGATTAGATGCAACCGGTTTGATCGGATGTAGTTTTGTGCTCACAGGTGTTCTGTTAGCTGAACTATTGGGTCGAGAAAAAAAGTTTTAGAGCTTGTTCTATCCCTCATTTGAGTGAAAATTTAGCAAGTTTTTAGACTCTGGTTTGTAGAATAGAGGCTGGGAGTACCTTGCCATGAAGCGTATTTATTTCGTTCTATTCTTCTTCTCTTTCTGGGCTTGCAATCAGGCAAAATCAATCGATATAGATTCCGCAAAATCTCCTGTCGGCCTTCTCATGGACATTACTTTGTCCGTAGCGATTAACAGCGGGAGAGACGCAGGGCCGGAGTATATGGCCGCTGGAGACAATTGTTCTCTTTTTACTTCTGATGATGGGATCAGTTGGAATATTTCGCAAGGCGCTTCCACTCCGTTTACAGGTTGTTCCGGCGGAGTGATCTATGGATTGGCTCAGGGAAATGGAAGATGGGTGGCAGTCGGGACTTTGACAAGCACTTATCAAACTAATGCGAATAATTGTGGACTATGGAGTAGCGCAAACGGTGTGGATTGGGTAAGACATACTTGCCCGACTCCGAGTCCATCAAGTTATTCTAATACTCCTCTTAGGTCTGTCGTATACGGTGCTGTGGGAGGTGTTGGATTATTCTTCACTTCCGGTCATAAGATGGGTACCGGTGCAAACGAAGACTATTACGGACTAGTCAGTTTGGATGGAATAAACTGGGCATTCAGAAAATTAGGACCGACTCCAACGGTGGATGGTGGTCTTATAACTACCTGTTATTTGGAAATAGA is a window from the Leptospira andrefontaineae genome containing:
- a CDS encoding DUF2147 domain-containing protein, which translates into the protein MKKSLVLFVVLAAFLVGESVFADALPVVGKWKTIDDEDGKEKSVVELYEQGGKIYGKIASLRDPLDKDGKPKVCTKCEGADKDKPVIGLVIIKGLSLDDDEYTGGTIMDPNNGKTYKCKLKATDGGAKLNVRGFIGFSLIGRTQTWLKK
- a CDS encoding DUF2147 domain-containing protein, with protein sequence MKRTGAIFLFVLFFAGAFSLSADPAPVTGVWRTFNDAGTKEESTVEIYEKDGKIFGKILSLIDPNDKDGKPARCTECDGPEKDKPILGMVIIKGLGADGDKWTGGRILDPNDGTWYKCSLKATEGGKKLEVRGYIGFSLIGRSQFWQKK
- a CDS encoding M14 family zinc carboxypeptidase codes for the protein MTGFFRVFLLGFLFYSYIVSCSILRETIPSRPLNDGAISILLKIDKNAREEFEKVTSWEIPYTFIEKDHSYAVIHRDKLKAYGFPKEGINIAKGMPFKYYSGNYQDSLSESIFALADIKKGYKDNILNSHYLFWVHKLFPKHSQYKIIGKSARGREIPAILLTDTNIPDEDKISVLFNCAHHSNEVVSVEHCYDVIYELLAHKKKYSDIFAKLKIWVVPIVNPDGSRVFWHENMSMGRKNGYPGWGQVTEKDNPGVDINRNYPFFWGKTKSNQTSSVSNSVFFRGPYAGSEPETQAMMNLAEKERFAASISYHAFANCILVPYTIDGTSNPEPDLVWSLGKRIASSVESKNPNHNFSAKKNIYGVDGVDQDYYFFKYGTLAYLIESSHLNPPYSDVPKIVESLRPAWTILLEEIADGSKLYFKIKDEHGSPLVANIKFDKLLFYHGEVRTSRKEDGMFFQSFPGIRGIKLKVEKEGYETVNWEGTTWRSWKAVDIVLRKKAPAQ
- a CDS encoding DMT family transporter → MNRYKNEAALIFCTLIWGGTFSATKLSLVSISSCLFIGIRFAIATFVFVIYILLKNRKNPVSYPDWKTNKSLYFLAFLLGFWMFMGFAFETIGLKYTTATKSGFLTGTLVVITPILQTLFLKRMPSSGNLLGVIVVMFGLFFLSAESVGEDHKFIISYHLGDVLTLGGAFFFSLYIIYVDKASKSCPLDILLLSQTLVTSVFAFLLAFILHWTEFEPLFIKMDSRVMPALFYNGLISSVGTTFLQTKYQKGISPTRAGLIFSLEPVFSAILAYFTLEERLDATGLIGCSFVLTGVLLAELLGREKKF